A stretch of Dysidea avara chromosome 5, odDysAvar1.4, whole genome shotgun sequence DNA encodes these proteins:
- the LOC136255877 gene encoding broad substrate specificity ATP-binding cassette transporter ABCG2-like has translation MAVPPSPNERRLSPRPSFMQISSNHFLSFHEISQVVQGRDKFFRKLPPKMIIKKVSGRMIAGVNAIMGPSGSGKTSLLDILADRKGGGGITGDIVVNGEPRPNNFRYASGYVPQDDTVTGTLSVRENIMFSASLRLPSDTTKEDKAEAVDGVVKDLGLSHVADTWIGTSFTRGVSGGQRKRTAIAMELIVSPGVLFLDEPTSGLDSTTAISVIKILHDLSRHGRVVIMSIHQPRYSILKLFDTITLLSRGEMIYHGASRAALPYFSSVLDLACEKHNNPADFYLDKIIKSEEIVKDAQSAVTDEAKAIAQPDEDGIVNPYAKKYKASEEYAVLKRDLDEILTKAKDIAVTTPPTYAINFGWQLWYVLVRTFKNIIREPSGAITAFVAIIILALFTGCIFFDLDTTLQGSRDRAGVLFFSMLNNMLPALAGLDLFISERPLFLHENRSGYYAVGSYYLAKVLLDLIPLRIFPATIFCAIVYYMIGLRGGAGHFFFFMLAMVTITAAGSAQVYSIGSFFRNYSVANTLALLLLTVEIVFAGFFITLGSLQAWLAWLQYLCIYRFGLHALMWNEFESTVFCDTSNGTSIFNNGTCPGVFVPPSCDMELLQCGDALLDRYEFSANTSHEVGWNFLAMGIFTIAFLITGFAGLMASTRK, from the exons ATGGCTGTTCCACCGTCTCCAAATGAAAGACGTCTTTCCCCAAGGCCCAGTTTCATGCAGATAAGCAGTAATCATTTTCTGTCCTTTCATGAAATCAGTCAGGTGGTGCAAGGAAGAGACAAGTTTTTTCGAAAGTTGCCCCCAAAAATGATTATAAAGAAAGTCAG TGGAAGGATGATAGCTGGAGTCAATGCCATCATGGGCCCATCAGGGAGCGGGAAAACAAG TTTACTGGACATACTAGCTGATCGTAAAGGAGGTGGAGGGATTACTGGTGACATTGTTGTCAATGGTGAACCAAGACCAAACAACTTCAGATATGCTTCTGGTTATGTCCCTCAG GATGACACAGTGACTGGAACGCTGTCAGTACGTGAGAATATAATGTTCTCGGCCAGCCTGCGGTTGCCTAGTGATACAACAAAAGAAGATAAAGCTGAGGCAGTGGATGGAGTGGTTAAAGACCTCGGACTGAGCCATGTAGCAGATACCTGG ATTGGAACATCATTCACACGTGGTGTATCCGGAGGACAAAGAAAACGTACAGCCATTGCAATGGAACTGATAGTGTCTCCTGGTGTATTGTTTCTTGATGAACCAACCAGTGGGCTGGACTCTACCACTGCCATCTCTGTCATCAAAATATTACATGA TTTGAGTCGTCACGGTCGTGTGGTGATCATGTCCATCCACCAACCTCGCTACTCCATCCTCAAGTTGTTTGACACCATCACATTATTATCAAGGGGGGAAATGATATACCATGGAGCATCTCGAGCTGCACTTCCCTACTTTAGCAGTGTCCttg ATCTAGCCTGTGAGAAGCACAATAACCCAGCTGACTTCTATCTGGATAAGATCATTAAGAGTGAAGAGATTGTGAAGGATGCTCAGTCAGCAGTGACTGATGAGGCCAAAG CCATTGCCCAGCCTGATGAAGATGGTATAGTAAACCCTTATGCTAAGAAGTACAAGGCTAGTGAGGAGTATGCTGTACTGAAGAGAGatctggatgagattttgaCTAAGGCCAAAGACATTGCAGTCACTACACCACCAACGTATGCCATCAACTTTGGATGGCAG CTTTGGTATGTGTTGGTCCGGACATTCAAGAATATTATTAGAGAGCCATCTGGAGCAATCACTGCT TTTGTAGCCATCATTATACTGGCTCTGTTTACTGGTTGTATATTTTTCGACCTGGACACAACTCTACAAGGATCCCGTGATAG AGCTGGTGTCCTATTCTTCAGTATGTTAAACAATATGCTACCAGCATTAGCTGGACTGGATCTCTTCATATCTGAACGACCTCTCTTTCT ACATGAAAACAGAAGTGGTTACTATGCAGTCGGTTCTTACTACCTGGCTAAAGTTCTCCTTGATCTAATCCCATTGCGTATATTCCCAGCCACCATCTTCTGTGCCATTGTTTATTACATGATAG GTCTCCGAGGTGGTGCTGGACATTTCTTCTTCTTTATGCTTGCCATGGTGACCATTACTGCTGCTGGATCTGCTCAAGTTTACAGTATTGGTAGCTTCTTCAGGAACTACAGTGTGGCAAATACCTTAGCACTGTTGCTGCTTACTGTGGAAATA GTGTTTGCTGGCTTCTTCATCACACTGGGTAGTCTCCAAGCATGGCTGGCCTGGCTACAATACCTTTGTATCTATAGATTCGGGCTTCAT GCCCTCATGTGGAATGAATTTGAGAGTACAGTGTTTTGTGATACTAGCAATGGTACTAGTATTTTTAATAATGGTACATGCCCTGGAGTATTTGTTCCACCATCCTG TGATATGGAGTTACTACAATGTGGAGATGCACTGCTGGACCGGTATGAGTTCTCTGCCAACACCAGTCACGAAGTTGGGTGGAACTTCTTAGCAATGGGAATATTCACCATTGCATTTCTAATCACTGGCTTTGCTGGCTTAATGGCATCTACAAGAAAGTAG